A window of the Microbacterium sp. LWH13-1.2 genome harbors these coding sequences:
- a CDS encoding bifunctional 4-hydroxy-2-oxoglutarate aldolase/2-dehydro-3-deoxy-phosphogluconate aldolase, translating to MPDRLSRACATGVLAVLRAPSPELALEASEAIIRGGVTGIEVTFSTPDAPAVIRELIARHGDAAYIGAGTVTTAEQAALAADAGAEFLVSPGTLPALTRAMLDTGRVVMTGAMTPTEVMGALELGVDVVKIFPASLGGPSYLGALRGPFPDAPLMPTGGVSPDNLADWFRAGAVAVGAGGDLANGASLAASDWADIEQRSARFAAALAATRG from the coding sequence ATGCCCGACCGTCTCTCCCGCGCCTGTGCCACCGGAGTCCTCGCTGTGCTGCGCGCGCCGTCGCCCGAGCTCGCACTCGAGGCCTCTGAGGCGATCATCCGCGGCGGCGTGACCGGCATCGAGGTCACGTTCTCGACACCCGACGCGCCCGCGGTGATCCGCGAGCTGATCGCCCGCCACGGCGATGCCGCCTACATCGGAGCAGGCACGGTCACGACCGCCGAGCAGGCCGCACTCGCCGCCGACGCCGGCGCGGAGTTCCTCGTGAGCCCGGGCACCCTGCCCGCGCTGACCCGCGCGATGCTCGACACCGGCCGCGTCGTGATGACCGGCGCCATGACCCCGACCGAGGTCATGGGCGCGCTCGAGCTCGGCGTCGACGTGGTCAAGATCTTCCCGGCCTCCCTCGGCGGCCCCTCCTACCTCGGTGCGCTGCGCGGGCCGTTCCCGGATGCGCCGTTGATGCCGACCGGCGGCGTCAGCCCCGACAACCTCGCCGACTGGTTCCGCGCCGGAGCCGTCGCGGTGGGTGCGGGCGGCGACCTCGCCAACGGCGCATCGCTCGCGGCATCCGACTGGGCCGACATCGAGCAGCGTTCGGCGCGATTCGCCGCGGCACTCGCAGCGACCCGCGGCTGA
- a CDS encoding ankyrin repeat domain-containing protein encodes MSDRTRDLFDAASAGDADAVRTALDAGADIEARGDGGMTALVAATKANNVDAARALIEAGADVNAKDDIQDSAYLYAGARGHDAILRSALANGADLASTNRFGGTALIPASERGLLSTIDILLEAGVDPNHVNDLNWTALHEAIVLGDGSDTYVEVVRALIDGGADITIRDGDGVLPHDLAAARGYDGIAALLERR; translated from the coding sequence ATGTCCGACCGCACCCGTGATCTCTTCGACGCCGCATCGGCAGGTGACGCGGATGCCGTGCGCACCGCCCTCGACGCCGGTGCCGACATCGAGGCGCGTGGTGACGGCGGCATGACCGCACTCGTCGCCGCGACCAAGGCGAACAACGTCGACGCGGCCCGGGCGCTCATCGAGGCCGGCGCAGACGTGAACGCCAAGGACGACATCCAGGACTCCGCCTACCTCTATGCGGGCGCCCGGGGTCACGACGCGATCCTGCGGTCGGCTCTCGCGAACGGCGCCGACCTCGCCAGCACGAACCGCTTCGGAGGCACGGCGCTGATCCCGGCATCCGAGCGCGGGCTGCTGTCGACCATCGACATCCTGCTCGAGGCAGGCGTCGACCCGAACCATGTCAACGACCTGAACTGGACGGCGCTGCACGAGGCGATCGTGCTCGGCGACGGATCCGACACCTACGTCGAGGTCGTGCGCGCCCTGATCGATGGGGGTGCCGACATCACGATCCGCGACGGTGACGGCGTGCTGCCCCATGATCTCGCCGCCGCCCGCGGCTACGACGGCATCGCCGCCCTGCTCGAACGCCGATGA
- a CDS encoding sulfite exporter TauE/SafE family protein has translation MIELAPLAWAALGLAAVTIGISKTALPGGSILAIALFATVLPARTSTAAMLLLLIVGDVFALVTYRRHAHWPTLLRLAPAVIAGLVAGFAFLALAGDGIVRRAIGVILLAMIAVTLWRRWRQNRAAAVAPTPGGIVLSGVYGTLGGFTTMVANAGGPVMSMYFLATRTPVQVFLGTSAWFFAIINLVKIPFLAGLGLFEGHVLLMDAVLAPLVVLGALVGIRLAKRMNQVLFDRIVIVLTIAGAVYLLF, from the coding sequence GTGATCGAACTCGCACCCCTCGCCTGGGCGGCACTCGGACTCGCGGCCGTCACGATCGGCATCTCGAAGACCGCGCTGCCCGGCGGCAGCATCCTTGCCATCGCCCTCTTCGCCACCGTGCTGCCCGCACGCACGTCGACAGCCGCGATGCTCCTGCTGCTCATCGTCGGCGACGTGTTCGCGCTGGTCACCTATCGCCGCCACGCGCACTGGCCGACCCTGCTGCGCCTCGCGCCCGCGGTCATCGCCGGCCTCGTCGCCGGGTTCGCGTTCCTCGCGCTGGCGGGCGACGGGATCGTCCGTCGCGCGATCGGGGTGATCCTGCTGGCGATGATCGCGGTGACACTGTGGCGACGATGGAGGCAGAACAGGGCGGCTGCCGTGGCACCGACACCGGGCGGCATCGTGCTCTCGGGCGTCTACGGCACGCTCGGCGGGTTCACGACGATGGTCGCGAACGCCGGCGGCCCCGTCATGTCGATGTACTTCCTCGCGACGCGCACACCCGTGCAGGTGTTCCTGGGTACCTCGGCCTGGTTCTTCGCGATCATCAACCTCGTGAAGATCCCGTTCCTCGCGGGCCTCGGCCTGTTCGAGGGACACGTGCTGCTGATGGATGCCGTGCTCGCACCCCTCGTCGTGCTCGGCGCCCTCGTCGGCATCCGCCTGGCGAAGCGCATGAACCAGGTGCTGTTCGACCGGATCGTGATCGTGCTGACGATCGCCGGCGCGGTCTATCTGCTGTTCTGA
- a CDS encoding NAD(P)-dependent oxidoreductase — protein MSLAGKTILMSGGSRGIGLAIALRAAADGANIAMLAKTDTPHPKLEGTVHSAAEQIRAAGGHALPIVGDVRDDDDITEAVLKTQGEFGGIDIVINNASVIDLSRSLDLGAKKYDLMQDVNVRGTFMLSRAAIPILKDAENPHILSLSPPLNPTPKWLGAHTGYTLAKFGMTMVTLGLAAEFARDGIAANTLWPRTTIATAAVQNLLGGDKVMAASRTPDIYADAAYAVLLKPAAEYTGQTLIVEDVLEADGVTDFSGYAAVPGTPDDRLFPDIFLD, from the coding sequence ATGTCACTGGCAGGAAAGACCATCCTCATGTCGGGCGGCAGCCGCGGCATCGGCCTCGCGATCGCGCTGCGTGCGGCAGCTGACGGCGCGAACATCGCGATGCTCGCGAAGACCGACACCCCGCACCCCAAGCTCGAGGGCACTGTGCACTCCGCGGCCGAGCAGATCCGTGCCGCCGGTGGCCACGCGCTGCCGATCGTCGGCGACGTGCGCGACGACGACGACATCACCGAGGCCGTCCTCAAGACGCAGGGCGAGTTCGGCGGCATCGACATCGTCATCAACAACGCCAGCGTCATCGACCTCTCGCGCTCGCTCGACCTCGGCGCGAAGAAGTACGACCTGATGCAGGACGTCAACGTCCGCGGCACGTTCATGCTGTCCCGCGCGGCGATCCCGATCCTGAAGGATGCCGAGAACCCGCACATCCTCTCGCTGTCACCGCCCCTGAACCCGACGCCGAAGTGGCTGGGCGCGCACACCGGTTACACGCTGGCGAAGTTCGGCATGACGATGGTGACGCTCGGTCTCGCGGCGGAGTTCGCCCGCGACGGCATCGCCGCCAACACCCTGTGGCCGCGCACGACGATCGCCACCGCGGCGGTGCAGAATCTGCTCGGAGGCGACAAGGTCATGGCTGCGAGCCGCACCCCCGACATCTATGCGGATGCCGCCTATGCGGTGCTGCTCAAGCCCGCGGCGGAGTACACCGGTCAGACCCTGATCGTCGAGGACGTGCTGGAGGCCGACGGAGTGACCGACTTCTCGGGTTACGCCGCCGTGCCGGGAACGCCGGACGACCGGCTGTTCCCGGACATCTTCCTCGACTGA
- a CDS encoding SDR family NAD(P)-dependent oxidoreductase, protein MQIQGSSALITGGASGLGLATARRLAAAGAVVTILDLPSSAGAEIAAELGGVFTAGDVTSADDAAAAAAAAQAAAPLRIVVNCAGIAPPAKVLDREGNPAVLADFERIVRINLVGTFNVLSQASAVIAKNDTTDDGDRGVIVNTASVAAFDGQIGQPAYSASKGGVHAMTLPVARELSRHGIRVCTIAPGIMETPMLMGLPQAAQDSLGQQVPFPSRLGRPDEYAALVQQIVENGYLNGETIRLDGAIRMAPK, encoded by the coding sequence ATGCAGATCCAGGGCTCGAGCGCTCTCATCACCGGCGGTGCGTCCGGTCTGGGCCTCGCCACCGCACGCCGGCTGGCCGCAGCCGGCGCCGTCGTCACCATCCTCGACCTCCCCTCCTCGGCCGGCGCCGAGATCGCCGCCGAACTCGGCGGAGTGTTCACCGCCGGCGACGTCACGAGTGCGGATGACGCCGCCGCGGCTGCCGCTGCCGCGCAGGCCGCCGCCCCGCTGCGCATCGTGGTCAACTGCGCGGGGATCGCCCCGCCGGCCAAAGTCCTCGACCGCGAGGGCAACCCGGCCGTGCTCGCCGACTTCGAGCGCATCGTGCGCATCAACCTCGTGGGCACCTTCAACGTCCTCTCGCAGGCATCCGCCGTGATCGCGAAGAACGACACGACCGACGACGGCGACCGCGGCGTCATCGTGAACACCGCGAGCGTCGCCGCCTTCGACGGTCAGATCGGCCAGCCCGCGTACTCCGCATCGAAGGGCGGAGTGCACGCCATGACCCTTCCCGTCGCGCGCGAACTCTCGCGCCACGGCATCCGCGTCTGCACCATCGCCCCCGGAATCATGGAGACGCCGATGCTGATGGGGCTGCCGCAGGCCGCGCAGGACTCGCTCGGCCAGCAGGTGCCCTTCCCCTCGCGCCTCGGCCGCCCCGACGAGTACGCCGCCCTCGTTCAGCAGATCGTCGAGAACGGCTACCTCAACGGCGAGACGATCCGCCTGGACGGTGCGATCCGTATGGCGCCGAAGTAA